TGAGAAACCGCGAGATCCTCGACGCTGTGGGCACCACCGTAGCGGCGCTAAGCACCACCGATGCCGATGGGGTCCAACGAGGCGGACAAGCCGCTGCGGCGGATCGGCGCGTCGTTCGAGCAGCTCGCGGCCgtcgccaagcagcagcagcagcccgcGATGGCGGCGGGGGACTTCTCACGCGCCTGCTCCAACGTCTCCGTCCTCTTCTGCTGCCTCGGCATCGCCTTCAAGTTTGCGGAGATGGACTACGTAGCCAAGGCAAGCGGCCGCTCctccgcccccctctcctcccccgctACCTGCTCTGCTGTTCGGTATGCTACTTCATTGTGCCTGTACTGTATGTGGTAAAATTTCTGGTGATTCCTTCCTGGGACATTGGTTTAGTTGTGTGAAGCTGAGAGGTTTGGGATGAAATGACCCCAAAATTCTCAACCGGATCGAGTTGGTGAGTTCTGTTTGAGTTTACTTTTGATTGGTATACGCTGCATAGCTGCGTGCCATCCATGTGGGAAGGTATTTGTGTTGATCCACTTTAGTTTTAGGCTACGAGGTTTGGGTGAAATGATCTGTCGAATTCCGAACTGGATCAAGCAGCAATAATTGGTTGTTTCATCAGGATCGGACTGTCTAATTCTGCTACTGTGTGCTATGCTTGTTGAGGTTGTATGCTTCAGGTGTAGAATATCCTACCCACTTCTGCACTTGAGTCGCTAGAGAACCATGCACTACTAAGCAATGCAGTAGAATGGCACACTGAAGCATACACTACTTTATTGTACACTTATGCTAGTTGTTATTGAAATTTGCCCTGTCAATTCCTTACTGAAATTTCCTCCTGTCGAATTCTTAATGAAATTGTAAGCTTTGTTACTGAATTACAGAAGTATCATTGCTTGTTCAAGAACAAATGTTTGACTGTATCTCCAATGCACTCAATCATTCTTTGTGATTACAGTTTTGACTGTATCTCCAGCATTGACAAATTCCATTGCTTGTTCAAATTTATACTGGAGTTGCTTGTTCAACATTGATAAAATATCATTGCTTGTTTAAGGACTCCACTATACTGAACAAATGTATTAATCGGGGGAGCTCTGGTGGCAGCACAAGGAGCAGAGCAGCGGAGCAGCAGCACTGGCACGGGCTTATATATTGTTGGCTTGTAGCATAAATTGTTGGCACGACAACTTAAATTGTTCGGCGTCTTGACGCACTAATGCAATCGTACTGACGATTGGTAGTAACCAAAATCATATAAAGGCAGTCTGCTCTCCTTTAAATTATATTTCATAAACTATATTGAACCATTGCAGCTGCTATAGATTTGAGATTCACATCTTTTTACATTGCCTACTCTAGGAAGTTACTGTTGCGTAGTTAGTCTTTTTGCACTGATTTGTACAATTGTATATTCTTGACACTACTAGGTGATTCCTTGAATTATTCAGTTTGTTGTAGCATACCAGTTTGATGGAATGCCTAAGGTCTAAGGAGATAAACATTGGTATCCAGAATAGATCTACCTAAACCAACAGGCACAAAGCATGCATATCCCTTTAATCTGCATTAGTGCGTCTAAGTGGTTAGTGTATTGTAAGCTCCATCCATGGAGCAGTGAAATAAGCTGACGATGTATAACGTGCAGCTAGCTTGCCATTTAGACGTTTTCCCGTTTTTAAGTATTACTTTTCTCTATATCTGTGAATTGGATTGTCGATCTTTCCTGGAGTCGATTTTGCGCTAGAGCTTCTAAAACTAACCAGTCCAGGGAAGAACTTCTTTCTTATCTTAATGTTTTGTAGAACCCCCAGATTGACCATATATTGCATGCTATCATTCACAATACATGTTCTGTCTTTCCTATCATGTGTTCCGAGGGTTCAATCTGCAAGAAAACCCATCAGACCTGTATATGTCATCTGATTTAGATCACTTAATTTCATACATGGATTGCTGAGGTTTTTTGATCTTGCAGGTCGCGGCGACCACCAAGAAGACACCCAACTCCTGCACCCCGAACTACCCTACCCGAGCCTGCCGTCGCAGCTGCTGTGTCAAGTCCACAACATCACCATGCATGTAGGTGTACTTGGTTCATCTTCGGGTTCAGGTGTAGGGGTTAGTGGCCTTAAGCATTAACCATTTAATCCTGATGAATGCTGCTTGTTTTGCACAGGCTGACAAGGACAATGACAGGTCTACGCACAGATGACTCTGCAACCAATAAACTCTAAGTACTGTCGGAAAGGGAGCTTGGTGAAGATATTCATGACATGCTGAACTGCGTTTTCTCTACATGTGCTTTTATCGGTTTGCATGCTGCATGTTTGATGTTTTGCCTGAGCTGCGGACGAAATGGTACTGAATGCCTGAAAGTAATGTTAACAATGTTCAGTTTAAGTGTACATTTCGAGATCAGTGCCAGTGTTTATAAACACTCAAAATCTGTACAGTATTTCTTAGATTAACGAGTGCTTACTGTATAATTTAGGAAAGTTTTAATAATACTACAGCAGATGCTAATTAAATCAGGAAGTGAAGCACTACCAAACGTACCGTATACAATGTTCAGTTCAAGTTTAATTTTTAGTTTAGTGCCAGAGTTTATCATCAACCCAAAAAATATATATCTGATTTTCACATTGACGAGTATTACTGCTTACTTCTCCCATTCCTTGGTTGAAGACTCTGTTTCGAACCGAGCCTTGCAGCAAGGAGGGAATGGTTGCGTCTGTTTTGTGCTTGGACGCCTTCTCCTAGTTGTGCTAAAATTGAGGTGCATGTTTAATTAACAAGCACCTTTCATCCCCACTGTGACAGTAATGCATTGAGGTGCCTCTGGACTGTAGTGTCTTAGGTTGCCAGGAGTAGTAAAACTTAGTGTTGTATTGAGGATTGAGGGTGGCTGGGCTTATAAGTTAATCATCAGCGTGAATGCTTTGTTTGTCTGATACTCACAAGTTAATGCTTCGCTCGTCTGGGTGTGTGATAATGCCATGTGTCTTGTGCAATCAGATTACATTTCTGTTTGTTATGGTAatataaaaaatattcatgctgTCAAAATTTTCACAGTGTGTGCCTTTCATTTCTTTAGTTTGATTGTTTCCCTTGTATTCAATATGCTTCTAGTGGCTGATCCTTCCATTTTTGTTGTGGCATCTTTATTTTCACAGGTGTTGTGTGTTCTGgaagatggaagaggaagaaaacCTATTTTTGTTGAACTAAATTTTTTGTATTCTGTTTTGTTGTACGTATCATTTGATAGTTCTGTATAGGAACAAGTGATACTATTTTGTAGGGCTTTATGGCCTGTGATGTAAAACATATTTAGTGCTGAAATATGAAATTATTTGCAAAATTTGTCGAAAAGGAGGATCATATGTATGAATATGTGAATGGGGTGAAAAGAGTATTGGACCAACTCTAGGATTGAATTATTATTTGAATGTATAAAAAGGCTGAATGTAAACCAGAAATGGGCTGCACAAAATTGTACATATATTCTTGAAAGGCCAAATGTGCATAAAAATTGACGGGCTGAccagttgggcttggcccatgtagctgaCAAAAATTAATAGAAATAAATAtactaaatgggctgaattaatgggctcggcccatataaacaccgaattggaccgggttgattcttatccacgtcagcttgccacgatGGATGGCCATGtagggaggctgctagtgaccaaaagtTTGGTcaaagaaccaacgaccttttacatatcacaaagaaggtcgttaatttcagtttacgactgccagcttttaaccttctgttttttgtcaaaaaaaggtcgcaaataaaaaacaatgacctttcagtgaccaatagtggtggtcgcaagttgacatatttcttgtagtgtttagaccgccgcacaatgcaacgtgcctcgtttgggtcctcagggagtttTTGCCTAGTTAGGtgggccaagaagggttctgtccacggggcgatgacatccataatcacgtgggccgaaggtgtcatttcggtggcagagcctccgattacgtcagtgTTCGGGATCAggcgttgtggccgggtccggactgttgttgccggtctccccttcccacaccacagatggcttaaacagcctttccaagaagatattgggtggggcagggtcgcgcttagcgccgatgcgggcgaggatatccgccgcttgattgttttctcggaccacatgggggaattcgagcccctcgaaccgagctgacattttgaggacggcgttgcggtagccgccatttttgggtccttggcatcaaagtctccatttatttgagatattgcgaggttcgaatccccatgcacctctaggcgttgaatgcccatggagactgccatccggagaccatgcaacagggcctcatattctgctgcattgttggagtctgtgtataatatttggagtacgtattggactgtatctccggtgagggaggtcaggacgacgcctgcccccagaccagccagcatcttagagccgtcaaagtgcatgatccaattggagtacgcaccgtactctttagggagttcgacttctgtccattcggcgacgaaatcagccagtacttgcgacttaatggctcgccgtggtctgtatgttatgtcgaacgggaggagctcactagcccatttagcaatccggcccgtggcatcgcggttatttattatgtcgttgagtggtactttagaagccaccgtaattgaacactcttgaaagtagtgtcgtagtttccgggatgccatgaagaccgcgtatgctatcttttgataatgtgggtaccgtgatttgcatggagtgaggacagtggatacgtagtataccggcttttgaagcgggaacttatgtccgtccgtctctcgttcgacgacgagcactgcgcttacaacttggtgtgttgccgctatatataacagcattggttcgctgatatttggcgcggccaagattggattgctggccaagacggcttttatttcttccaatccggctgtggccgcatccgtccattcgaagtgttcggtgcgtcgaagaaggcgataaagaggtagtgccttttctcccaatcgggagataaagcggcttaaggcagccatgcatccagttaatttctggatttgcttgaggtctgttgggatagccaactgtgacagagctcggattttagccggatttgcttcaattcctctattggaaacgatgaagcccaagagctttccggcgggcacgccgaaaacgcatttttccggattgagcttgatgtcatatgttcggagattgtcgaacgtgagcctcaagtcgtctattaaggattcgacgtgtctggttttaatgaccacatcgtctacgtatgcctccactgttttgccgatttgtgtttccaggcatgtctgaatcatgcgttgataggttgcaccggcgtttttgagcccgaaaggcatggtgttaaaacagaaggggccgtatggagtgatgaatgccgttgcggcttgatcggactccgccatcttatttgatggtatccggagtatgcgtcgaggaaacacaatgagtcgtgtcctgcggtagcgtcgataatttgatcgatgtgggggagggggaagggatccttggggcaagccttgttaaggtccttgaaatcgacacataggcgccaggatttgtccttctttggtaccattaccaggtttgctagccagtccggatgttttatttctctaatgaatccggcctcgagtaacttggctagctcctctcccatggcttgtcgcttaggctctgagaaatgccgaagagtctgcttgaccggcttgtatcccttcagaaTGTTTATTCTATGCTCGGACAGCctacatgggattcctggcatgtatgaaggatgccaggcgaagatgtcccaattctcgcgcaagaactcccgcagtgcggcgtctgttgtggggttcagctgtgccccgatggatgctgtttttgtagggtccgttgggtggacctggaatttgactatttcgtccgctggtttaaaagaggtggacttgggtcttttgtcgagtatcacgtcgtccctgtccactgtggagcgcagcgcagttagttcttcggccgcgagggcttcggataacgcctcgagggccagtgcggcggttttattttcggcgcggagtgctatgtccggatcactagctagagtgatgattccattgggcccgggcatcttgagcttcatgtacccgtaatggggtatagcttggaagatcgtgaatgcctcccgccctaaaagggcgtggtatccgctactgaacggggccacttggaatgtgatttcttcggacctataattctccggcgtgccgaataccacatctagtgtgatttttcccgcacatcgtgcctcccgactagggatgattcctctgaaggtcgtgctgctttgctcaatgcggctcttgtctatttccattttgctaagagtctcctcatagatgaggtttaatccgctgccaccgtccatgagcactttagtaagccggaagccgtccacaattggactaaggaccaaagcggctggtcctcggactgttcagaattgaggttcgtcattggcattgaaggttatggccgtatcgttccatggatttattgttgcaacgtggcagacttcggcgaggctgcggagtgctcgcttgcgcctattatttgaggcgaaagtctcgaagactgtcaatactgtattgttattttccacgggatggtgctctgtggtattgttgatgaggagatcctcgccgctcttggccacctgccggagtatccaacatgctctaaggctgtgtgttggcatggtatctggtgtactgtgaattttgaatggcccattgagccatccctccaatacagttccgcgccctgtagtgggctttggtttctttgtaattagatcgggtgacttacgagagtacacccttttagttcggacgggtggtttagtgagagccggaggatcccagaattttgtttgggttttccaggcgctttccatcgcacagtacttctgtactatggccgccaagtcagcgaagtgtgctatgtcacggcgacttatggcgttgaggatgcccttgtccgtgcaatttttgcaaaagaatgaaattgcgtcttcctcgcgacagtccttgaccttgctcatcacaaggaggaatctggcccaatagtgatgtattgtctcttggggctcttgtctaatgtgggaaagatcacttatgtctgggtgggtgggtagatttaggtccaaaccctgacccgatctgagacccaggggcagaggagtttccgagcttggcagttcgggctccgggatgttgcccaatttttctggcccgctgtccgattctaggttcgaagcttggggcatgtcctcccgtagacgggtatccggctcggagagctcgggaatccggacatagttcgtcctcaagatagaggaagaatcgctgcattgctcctccaccaccgctatctgatgggtgaccggcagagagttaatctccctttggtcgggtttaagcccgatccgatcatagtccgtagcgactcccagggcggcgatgcgatccaagagctcgttcaaggaagagagctccattggatccatctgctcggtaaatcccgagccgacgtggaggctatttttgatgacccgagaagtcatcgtcgacgcgacggccgaacgggcggtcatgacgaagccgcctaatcggagagtttggcctacagctagggctccccccgaggtaatgttgtccttgacaacaagacgagccatcaagccttatcgtgacggcacagtggaactctcaatgaaagcaccaatgtcggtgtcaaaaccggcggatctcgggtagggggtcccgaactgtgcgtctaaggcggatggtaacaggaggcgggggacacgatgtttacccaggttcgagccatctcgatggaggtaataccctacttcctgcttgattgatcttgatgatatgagtattacaagagttgatctaccacgagatcgtagaggctaaaccctagaagctagcctatgattatgattgttgttgtcctacggactaaaccctctggtttatatagacaccggagggggctagggttacacagagtcggttacaagggaggagatctacatatccgaattgccaagcttgccttccacgcaaaggagagtcccatccggacacgggacgaagtcttcaatcttgtatcttcatagtccaacagttcggccaaagtatatagtccggctgtccgagtaccccctaatccaggactccctcagtgaggcTGGTGTCCTTTTCAATAATATTCTTGATGTGCTTTTGCAGCATCATTATTTCGTCAGTtgacccccagtccagacccttgttggtccacgacgcAAGCCGCATTGGGGTCCAGACctaaactcaggagtggccgcccagttggtgccgcgaggttcggtgatgtagaaccactcctgctgccatatcttgacCGTCTCCACGAAGacccctttgggccaggtgacattggggagcttgctcaccatggcgccaccgcagtccgcatgctgcccgtcgaccaccttcggcttcatgttgaagaccttgagccataggccaaagtgaggggggatgcggaggagcgcctcgcatacgacgatgaacgccgagatgtggagaaaggagtttggggctagatcgtggaaatccagtccgtaataaaacatgacaccgcggacaaagggatggaggggaaaccctagtctgcggaggaagtgggggatgaataccacccttcgccaggctccggggtggggatgacctgcttcTTGGCAGGGATCCTGTGTGCAACGTCCGCACTCAGGTACCCCGCCTCCCAgagctccttgacgtccttctccGTCACGGAGGACGCCACCCACTAGCCTTGagatccagatccggacatggctggaaagATTGGTGACGGTGGGGAagattggaacttgggcgctggagcttgaggatggaaaggctgaggaaggaagaaggcgtgggggtaAAAAGAAGGGATCTTTATCCGTTTATATAGgtcatgaatatcaagcgcccccctcgagccttaaaactcgcctgttcccaaggggtcgtgcgaatggcacggttggattatccaaacccatattgatgagaatcccgcaataaagggacacgatctctgctttgatgagACATGTCACTGGAGGCTGCGTCTCGAAACGCGAAGCGAGAGGCCAAAAAATGGTTTGAAATAATAAAGAGGCCAGACAGTTATGCCTTATTTTGATTAAGTATTGCCTTATTTTGTAGAAATGCTGTCAGTAGAAATGCCTTATTTTGATTAAGTATTGTGCCCTTGTGGTTGAAGGTTGTAGCTGTTATGTagagccggatacagttctctTGTTCAGAAGACTGCGtcgaagtattcggaggaggaactcgccttgcaatgccgaagacaatctgtgtacCGAACACGTCGTCAAcgaaagactggttcaggggctactgagggagtcctggaatatgGGGTTCTCGGGTGTCCGAGCTATgagatatgggccggactgatgggccgtgaaagtacaaggtagaaggccttcccccgtgtccggatgggactcgcctttgcgtggatggcaagcttgacgtccggatgtgtagtttcctttctgtgcaaaccgactctgtacaaccctaggccctccggtgtctatataaaccggaggggttagtccgtagaggctatcttaATAAaaacaggctagacatctagggtttagccattacgatctcaaggtagatcaactcttgtaacccctatactcatcaaagtcaatcaagcaggaagtagggtattacctcgattaagagggcccgaacctgggtaaacatcatgtccctcgtctcttgttaccttcgatcctcagacgcacagttcgggactccctatcCGAGATTGGCCGGTTTTTACACTGACAAGTGGCGGTAACAcgtgacacccctctctcatcccccacagTCAGAGTGcagtaaaaaccatcaaactctgcGAGCCTAGGCTCAACTAAATCCctgtcagaagggatcatgcaaatATCACAAaatcagtaagtggtatctgacagGTTTCCGCATATAAATTAAACCacacctcaggaggattattcctaggaaggaaatgaaaattttgaacaaaggaatttgtgaggagatgatactgttcacattaagctgcgatgaagtcggtgaggccggcattagcagcatattgtgcaaactcctgaaggatttcggccccttccatgaacgggttatgcggccattcgcacggtcgtacctccgccattctccgggtatggagatcactgtcagatgactcctcaatcactcccttggagttcttcttggaagcaaacttcctaaagatactcatgtgtt
This DNA window, taken from Triticum aestivum cultivar Chinese Spring chromosome 1D, IWGSC CS RefSeq v2.1, whole genome shotgun sequence, encodes the following:
- the LOC123181234 gene encoding accelerated cell death 11 codes for the protein MPMGSNEADKPLRRIGASFEQLAAVAKQQQQPAMAAGDFSRACSNVSVLFCCLGIAFKFAEMDYVAKVAATTKKTPNSCTPNYPTRACRRSCCVKSTTSPCMLTRTMTGLRTDDSATNKL